One segment of Falco peregrinus isolate bFalPer1 chromosome 4, bFalPer1.pri, whole genome shotgun sequence DNA contains the following:
- the IL1RL1 gene encoding interleukin-1 receptor-like 1: protein MMRYVHLIFLSPFLSVSMTSETFDAMEGEALVIKCPRWNSSLKVTWYHTNTNKIIPAEEEGSRIFSLERFLWFLPSSREDAGNYTCVIHFSNNRTKSFNMNVQVHPYKPGVCFPSQIRYPNDTGRGKIVCPTIDNYKNATIIQWYKDCKPLQGQRYFKNDKYIFIANPRKEDDGYYTCQFTYTHKGNVFNVSATRIFISKEKHSPLPPQILFPKDKGVIEVELGATLSLKCQARLGIKKQALASVTWDVDNIPVKYLGLSRFHEKTHFFEGRQHEFYRETALLITEIKKEDLQANFTCVAVNEMQNTKVTVTLRLKAQYEGVLPNVLLIVGSLVLLVAIAVSVTLYQAFRVDIGLLYREIFQPYPVKDDGKIYDAYVIYPKSHANEANFVEYFVYQIMPDILENKCGYKLCIYGRDIYPGEDTASAIEKRMQKSRRLIILLTNQLINCKEYAYDQHIALYNALIQNDIKVILLEMETIGTYEKLPESLRFIIKQQGTVKWKEQHTVHPQSSNSKFWKQVRYHMPLRPKSSYSANAR from the exons atGATGAGGTATGTACATTTGATCTTCCTGTCTCCCTTCCTCTCGGTTTCCATGACATCTGAAACAT TTGATGCAATGGAAGGTGAGGCTTTAGTTATAAAATGTCCCCGATGGAATTCATCTTTGAAAGTCACCTGGTATCACACGAATActaataaaataattcctgcAGAAGAAGAGGGATCACGAATATTTTCCTTAGAACGATTTCTTTGGTTTCTGCCCAGTTCTAGAGAGGATGCTGGAAACTACACTTGTGTTATACATTT ttcaaatAATCGCACAAAGTCATTCAACATGAATGTGCAGGTGCATCCATACAAACCAGGAGTATGTTTCCCAAGCCAGATTCGTTACCCAAATGacactggaagaggaaaaattgtTTGTCCTACAATTGACAATTATAAGAATGCTACTATCATCCAGTGGTATAAG gactGCAAACCTCTTCAGGGACAGAGATACTTCAAAaatgataaatatatttttattgccaACCCAAGAAAGGAGGATGATGGTTATTATACTTGTCAGTTTACCTACACTCATAAAGGAAATGTGTTTAATGTATCAGCAACAAGGATTTTCATAAGTAAGG aaaaacattcaccTCTGCCTCCTcaaattttgtttccaaaggaTAAAGGTGTCATAGAAGTGGAGCTTG GTGCCACTTTGTCTCTGAAATGTCAGGCCCGCTTGGGGATTAAGAAACAGGCATTGGCTTCTGTCACATGGGATGTAGATAATATTCCAGTGAAATACTTAGGTTTGTCAAGATTTCATGAAAAAACTCATTT TTTTGAAGGACGTCAGCACGAATTTTACAGAGAGACCGCTTTActtattactgaaataaaaaaggaagatctgCAGGCAAATTTCACGTGTGTAGCAGTGAATGAAATGCAGAACACAAAAGTCACAGTGACGTTACGACTCAAAGCACAATATGAGG GGGTTCTTCCTAACGTCCTCTTGATCGTAGGATCTCTAGTTCTGCTAGTTGCAATAGCAGTATCTGTTACACTTTATCAGGCCTTCCGAGTTGACATTGGCCTATTGTATCGGGAGATATTTCAGCCCTACCCAGTCAAGGACG ATGGGAAGATATATGATGCATATGTTATTTACCCCAAAAGCCACGCCAATGAAGCTAATTTTGTGGAATATTTTGTTTACCAAATCATGCCTGATATTCTAGAAAACAAATGTGGATATAAACTGTGTATTTATGGGAGAGATATATATCCTGGAGAAG ATACAGCCAGTGCAATTGAGAAGAGGATGCAGAAGAGCAGACGGCTGATCATCCTTCTGACAAACCAGCTGATTAATTGTAAAGAATATGCTTATGATCAACACATCGCTTTATACAATGCTCTCATTCAAAATGATATAAAGGTGATCCTGTTGGAAATGGAGACAATCGGGACTTATGAGAAGCTTCCTGAGTCCCTTAGGTTTATTATTAAGCAGCAAGGCACCGTCAAATGGAAAGAGCAGCACACTGTGCACCCACAGTCATCTAATTCTAAGTTCTGGAAACAGGTGAGGTACCATATGCCACTGAGACCCAAGTCCTCATACTCGGCTAATGCCAGATGA